A part of Halobaculum sp. MBLA0143 genomic DNA contains:
- a CDS encoding pyridoxal phosphate-dependent aminotransferase — protein MTIEPSERVDRVPPSGIRRFFELAEARDDVISLGVGEPDFSAPWAAREAAITALERGRTSYTANRGRMDLRELIVADSADSRGVEWDPETEVLVTAGASEGIDLACRALVDPGDTVAVAEPTYVSYVPAVRFAGGEVCSVPTRPAESFALTYDRLAAADADEADVLLYCDPNNPTGARLSDDQIRGVAEFAREHDLTVLADEIYAELVYDGDHTSIASLPGMRERTVVFDGFSKAYAMTGMRLGYALGPPTAIRAMNRVHQYTMLSAPTTAQAAAVEALENCRDAVADAREEYDRRRNFLLSRFADLGIDCVRPRGAFYAFPAAPGGDAEAFAEALLEEAGVAVVPGGVFGAGGEGHLRVSYATGLPQLREATRRLEAFLADW, from the coding sequence ATGACGATCGAGCCGTCCGAGCGCGTCGACCGGGTCCCACCCTCGGGGATCAGACGCTTCTTCGAACTGGCGGAGGCCCGCGACGACGTGATCTCGCTGGGCGTCGGCGAACCGGACTTCTCGGCGCCGTGGGCCGCCCGCGAGGCCGCCATCACGGCGCTCGAACGCGGCCGGACCTCCTACACCGCCAACCGCGGCCGGATGGATCTCCGGGAGCTGATCGTCGCCGACAGCGCCGACAGTCGCGGCGTCGAGTGGGACCCGGAGACGGAGGTGCTCGTCACCGCCGGCGCCAGCGAGGGGATCGACCTCGCCTGCCGCGCGCTCGTCGACCCGGGCGACACCGTCGCCGTCGCGGAGCCGACGTACGTCTCGTACGTCCCGGCGGTGCGGTTCGCCGGCGGCGAGGTGTGTTCCGTTCCGACCCGACCGGCGGAGTCGTTCGCCCTCACCTACGACCGGCTGGCGGCCGCCGACGCCGACGAGGCCGACGTGTTGCTGTACTGTGACCCGAACAACCCCACCGGCGCACGGCTCTCCGACGACCAGATTCGGGGTGTCGCCGAGTTCGCCCGCGAGCACGACCTCACCGTGTTGGCCGACGAGATCTACGCCGAGCTCGTCTACGACGGGGACCACACCTCCATCGCGTCGCTGCCGGGGATGCGCGAACGGACGGTCGTGTTCGACGGCTTCTCGAAGGCGTACGCCATGACCGGGATGCGACTGGGGTACGCGCTCGGCCCGCCGACGGCGATCCGGGCGATGAACCGCGTCCACCAGTACACGATGCTGTCGGCCCCGACGACCGCGCAGGCGGCCGCCGTCGAGGCGTTGGAGAACTGCCGCGACGCCGTCGCCGACGCCCGCGAGGAGTACGACCGCCGGCGTAACTTCCTCCTCTCGCGGTTCGCCGACCTCGGAATCGACTGTGTCCGCCCGCGGGGCGCCTTCTACGCGTTCCCCGCGGCGCCGGGCGGCGACGCCGAGGCGTTCGCCGAGGCGTTGTTGGAGGAGGCGGGCGTCGCGGTCGTCCCCGGGGGTGTGTTCGGCGCCGGCGGCGAGGGTCACCTCCGGGTGTCGTACGCCACCGGACTCCCACAGCTCCGAGAGGCGACACGCCGGCTGGAGGCGTTCCTCGCGGACTGGTGA
- a CDS encoding Lrp/AsnC family transcriptional regulator: protein MTDRESVLSILRDDARASTADIARQTGLDEETVADAIESLEADGVIRGYRAVVDPDRAETERVRAVVELDVRLDRETGYGDVARRIAAFPEVETLRLVSGDYDLLLEVEGESMNEVSSFVSQKVAPLSAVTNTVSHYVMDTHVEAGIVFDDDDEDDRRSVTP, encoded by the coding sequence ATGACAGACCGCGAGAGCGTGCTGTCGATCCTCCGGGACGACGCACGTGCCAGCACGGCGGACATCGCCAGACAGACTGGGTTAGACGAGGAGACGGTCGCGGACGCCATCGAGTCGTTGGAGGCGGACGGCGTCATCCGGGGCTACCGGGCGGTCGTCGACCCGGACCGCGCGGAGACGGAACGGGTCCGTGCGGTCGTGGAGTTGGACGTTCGACTCGACCGCGAGACGGGGTACGGCGACGTGGCCCGCCGGATCGCGGCGTTCCCCGAGGTCGAGACGCTGCGGCTCGTCTCCGGCGACTACGACCTCCTCCTGGAGGTCGAGGGTGAGTCGATGAACGAGGTGTCGTCGTTCGTCTCCCAGAAGGTGGCGCCGTTGTCGGCGGTGACCAACACCGTGAGCCACTACGTGATGGACACGCACGTCGAGGCCGGAATCGTCTTCGACGACGACGACGAGGACGACCGACGCTCCGTCACCCCATGA
- a CDS encoding Lrp/AsnC family transcriptional regulator: protein MSTPDAASDWRAGLDETDAALIDDYQSDFPVVEEPFQVLADHLGTTESDVLARVERLREAGVFRRFGAVLNPPVIGSSTLAAVSAPDGRFDEVAETINDYRQVNHNYRRDHEWNMWFVVTAASRDRRDEILAEIEADTGCTVLNLPMLTDYYIDLEFPVVNDDAFARESVAETDASATRISESATGDLSALEGELLVEIQDGFPLTRTPYRDVADAVDASVTDVLAATERLRADGCVKRIGCVVNHVVTGFRNNCMVVWDVPDDELDARGEAVGELPYVTLCYNRPRRPDLDWEYNLFTMVHGREADAVDDKIDELAADHLPFEHERLYSTETLKQTGARYDELV from the coding sequence ATGAGTACACCGGACGCAGCGTCGGACTGGCGTGCCGGCTTGGACGAGACGGACGCCGCCCTGATCGACGACTACCAGAGCGACTTCCCGGTGGTCGAAGAACCGTTCCAGGTGCTCGCCGACCACCTCGGGACGACGGAGTCGGACGTACTCGCTCGCGTGGAACGACTCCGGGAGGCGGGCGTGTTCCGCCGGTTCGGCGCGGTGCTCAACCCGCCGGTGATCGGCTCGTCGACGCTGGCGGCCGTGAGCGCCCCGGACGGCCGCTTCGACGAGGTCGCCGAGACGATCAACGACTACCGCCAGGTGAACCACAACTACCGCCGCGACCACGAGTGGAACATGTGGTTCGTCGTCACCGCGGCCTCCCGGGATCGACGCGACGAGATCCTGGCGGAGATCGAGGCTGACACCGGCTGTACCGTCCTGAACCTCCCGATGCTGACGGACTACTACATCGACCTGGAGTTCCCGGTCGTCAACGACGACGCCTTCGCCAGAGAGTCAGTCGCGGAGACGGACGCCTCCGCAACCCGGATCTCCGAGTCCGCGACGGGTGACCTCTCGGCGCTGGAGGGGGAACTGCTCGTCGAGATCCAGGACGGCTTCCCGCTCACCCGGACGCCGTACCGTGACGTGGCCGACGCCGTGGACGCGTCCGTCACGGACGTACTCGCCGCGACCGAGCGGCTGCGCGCCGACGGCTGTGTCAAACGGATCGGCTGTGTCGTCAACCACGTCGTCACCGGCTTCCGGAACAACTGTATGGTCGTCTGGGACGTGCCCGACGACGAACTGGACGCCCGCGGCGAGGCCGTCGGCGAACTGCCGTACGTCACGCTGTGTTACAACCGCCCGCGCCGGCCGGATCTGGACTGGGAGTACAATCTGTTCACGATGGTCCACGGCCGGGAGGCGGACGCCGTCGACGACAAGATCGACGAACTCGCGGCCGACCACCTCCCGTTCGAGCACGAACGGCTCTACTCCACGGAGACGCTGAAACAGACCGGGGCGCGCTACGACGAACTGGTGTAG
- a CDS encoding succinylglutamate desuccinylase/aspartoacylase family protein produces the protein MASHTARRRTLARLPSGVEIDTTVHHYGDGDPTVYVQAAQHGREINGTAVLRRLHEELLETPLSGTVVAVPVADPLTFDRVSYTTPEGFDSVNPNMNRCWPGREDGTLHERMAATLWEEAGAADYVVDLHTGSRSMETHTVYLQGDDDCRRLAEAFGTELLLAEPAGEDAEAEWDARDFGGKFRVAATREGIPAITPELAHNKELVEDAIQTGVAGVRRVLREVGVLTDAEPVPDWDGTRARNHLGRVQASASGLFQPATDLTLGDEVSEGETVGEVFDPTTYERLQTATVDRDGLVYSVAREATVTAGQTLVGVATRL, from the coding sequence ATGGCCAGCCACACGGCACGACGACGCACGCTCGCCCGACTCCCGTCGGGCGTCGAGATCGACACGACGGTCCACCACTACGGCGACGGCGACCCGACGGTGTACGTCCAGGCGGCCCAACACGGGAGAGAGATCAACGGGACGGCGGTGTTGCGCCGGCTCCACGAGGAACTGCTGGAGACCCCCCTCTCGGGGACGGTCGTCGCGGTTCCGGTCGCGGACCCGCTGACGTTCGACCGGGTGAGCTACACGACCCCGGAGGGGTTCGACAGCGTCAACCCGAACATGAACCGGTGTTGGCCGGGACGCGAGGACGGCACCCTCCACGAGCGGATGGCGGCGACGCTGTGGGAGGAGGCCGGCGCGGCCGACTACGTCGTCGACCTCCACACCGGGAGCCGCTCGATGGAGACCCACACCGTCTACCTCCAGGGTGACGACGACTGCCGGCGGCTCGCGGAGGCGTTCGGGACGGAGCTGTTGTTGGCGGAGCCGGCCGGCGAAGACGCCGAGGCAGAGTGGGACGCCCGCGACTTCGGCGGGAAGTTCCGCGTCGCCGCCACCCGCGAGGGGATTCCGGCGATCACGCCGGAGCTAGCACACAACAAAGAGCTCGTCGAGGACGCGATCCAGACGGGTGTCGCCGGAGTCCGGCGGGTGCTCCGGGAGGTCGGCGTCCTGACGGACGCTGAGCCGGTGCCGGACTGGGACGGGACGCGCGCCCGGAACCACCTCGGTCGGGTGCAGGCGTCCGCGTCCGGGTTGTTCCAGCCGGCCACGGACCTGACGCTGGGCGACGAGGTGTCCGAGGGTGAGACCGTCGGCGAGGTGTTCGACCCGACGACGTACGAACGGCTCCAGACCGCGACGGTCGACCGAGACGGGCTCGTCTACTCCGTCGCCAGAGAGGCGACGGTGACGGCCGGTCAGACACTCGTCGGCGTTGCCACTCGGCTGTAG
- a CDS encoding XapX domain-containing protein: protein MNVTVSLLALLTGLVTGAVFAALEVPIPAPPELPGILGIVGIYAGYKLIQWADVSVDLLTALGG from the coding sequence ATGAACGTCACAGTCTCTCTGCTCGCGCTCCTGACGGGGCTCGTCACGGGCGCGGTGTTCGCGGCACTGGAGGTACCGATCCCGGCGCCGCCGGAACTGCCTGGCATCCTCGGCATCGTCGGGATCTACGCGGGCTACAAGCTGATCCAGTGGGCGGACGTGAGCGTCGACCTCCTGACCGCCCTGGGCGGGTGA
- a CDS encoding halocin C8-like domain-containing protein: protein MEDKDTDDGVQRRDVLRGIGGTTAAAAFGSGVLSDTAAASDGLPDGFELTELTGEAARRAVDGLARTREFRRLRTAVQDAGARLDRSAAVVYRASYEGRSRTLASVPTATDEDHRMVVGRNDDGTVVMGALERRQETADGAEITYRELPSLASESELSTADATTDDDGLVSRTVTVSSETDGTVSTDVTEDDVSTSGVYCFNCKLLVALVCDVGCAAGTAFICGLAGTVTSAIGISACIFITGRICYVIAAAGCFLNASEICCRAGNWCC, encoded by the coding sequence ATGGAAGACAAAGACACGGACGACGGTGTGCAGCGGCGAGACGTTCTGCGTGGTATCGGTGGAACAACGGCTGCGGCGGCGTTCGGGAGCGGGGTGCTCTCGGACACTGCGGCGGCGAGTGACGGCCTCCCGGACGGGTTCGAGCTGACGGAGCTGACCGGCGAGGCGGCCCGGCGTGCTGTCGACGGGCTCGCACGGACCCGAGAGTTCCGACGCCTCCGGACGGCAGTGCAGGACGCGGGGGCACGTCTGGATCGATCCGCGGCGGTCGTCTACCGGGCGAGCTACGAGGGCCGGAGCCGGACACTGGCGTCGGTCCCGACGGCGACCGACGAGGACCACCGAATGGTCGTCGGCCGAAACGACGACGGTACGGTCGTGATGGGGGCGCTGGAACGCCGTCAGGAGACGGCCGACGGCGCCGAGATCACCTACCGGGAGCTGCCGTCGCTCGCGTCGGAGAGCGAACTGTCGACGGCGGACGCGACGACCGACGACGATGGGCTCGTGAGCCGGACGGTGACGGTCTCCTCGGAGACCGACGGAACGGTGTCGACGGACGTCACCGAAGACGACGTCTCCACCTCGGGAGTCTACTGTTTCAACTGCAAGCTCCTCGTTGCACTCGTCTGTGACGTGGGCTGTGCTGCGGGCACGGCGTTCATCTGTGGACTCGCCGGGACGGTGACGAGCGCGATCGGGATCAGCGCCTGCATCTTCATCACCGGCCGGATCTGTTACGTGATCGCCGCGGCCGGGTGCTTCCTCAACGCCAGCGAGATCTGTTGTCGCGCCGGCAACTGGTGTTGTTAG
- a CDS encoding helix-turn-helix transcriptional regulator — protein MPCEPLEFLGRSSVRREILHALVDDRRTVRDVTDTVDASRVTVQRNLRTLVQRGWVAENGCQYTATATGRLVVDAYDSFRQRLETVERLEPFLEHVDPSELDIAALSGATVTASTSTDPHAPVMAFLDWLGDASTFRAVTPAVGPSYVRAVAEQVDDGADVELVVAASHADRLEQDHPEASSTMSAADGCRVAVVDGPVPFGLGLSADGVAVAAYEDGIMRALLLADDEDAVAWGERTFERYAGDARSW, from the coding sequence GTGCCTTGTGAGCCACTGGAGTTTCTCGGCCGCTCGTCAGTTCGTCGGGAGATCCTCCACGCGCTCGTCGACGACCGCCGGACCGTCCGCGACGTGACAGACACGGTCGACGCCTCGCGTGTCACCGTCCAACGGAACCTCCGCACGCTCGTCCAACGGGGCTGGGTGGCAGAGAACGGCTGCCAGTACACCGCGACGGCCACCGGACGGCTGGTTGTCGACGCCTACGACAGCTTTCGACAGCGCCTGGAGACGGTCGAACGACTGGAGCCGTTTCTCGAACACGTCGACCCGTCGGAGTTGGACATCGCGGCGCTGTCCGGAGCGACGGTGACGGCGTCGACGTCGACGGACCCACACGCTCCAGTGATGGCGTTTCTGGACTGGCTCGGCGACGCCTCGACGTTCCGGGCGGTCACTCCCGCAGTCGGCCCGTCGTACGTCCGAGCGGTGGCCGAGCAGGTAGACGACGGTGCCGACGTGGAGCTCGTCGTGGCAGCGTCACACGCCGACCGGTTGGAACAGGATCACCCCGAAGCGTCGTCGACCATGTCGGCCGCCGACGGGTGTCGGGTCGCCGTCGTGGACGGTCCCGTGCCGTTCGGGCTGGGGCTGTCGGCCGACGGGGTCGCCGTCGCCGCGTACGAGGACGGGATCATGCGGGCGTTACTCCTCGCCGACGACGAGGACGCGGTCGCCTGGGGGGAACGGACGTTCGAACGCTACGCCGGAGACGCGCGGTCGTGGTGA
- a CDS encoding glutamate-1-semialdehyde 2,1-aminomutase, with amino-acid sequence MSHEQSRDLYDRGLSVLAGGVNSSVRATKPYPFFVQRGDGAHVIDADGNRYLDYVMGYGPLLYGHDLPEPVTAAVQRHVAEGPMYGAPTEIEVEHAEFVARHVPSVEMLRFVNSGTEATVSAVRLARAITGRDKIVVMQGGYHGAQESTLVEGEPGHPSPSSPGIPEDFAKHTIPVPFNDTETLREVFDHHGDEIAAVLTEPILGNLGIVMPEDGFHDTIRELCDDHGALFVLDEVITGFRIGGLQCAQGRFDIDPDLTTFGKIIGGGFPVGAIGGKAEYVEQFTPGGEVFQSGTFSGHPVTMAAGYENLKFAAENDVYDHVNELGERLRAGITDICEDQAPEYTVVGTESMFKTIFTRDAPTDFDDHCEAGCAQRESCSRYDHCPKQGDDVRDAATERWERVFWQEMKDRGIFLTANQYESQFVSYRHTAEDIEETLEAYKEAL; translated from the coding sequence ATGTCACACGAGCAGTCGCGCGACCTCTACGACCGTGGTCTCTCCGTACTCGCGGGCGGGGTCAACTCCTCCGTCCGGGCGACGAAGCCGTACCCGTTCTTCGTCCAACGCGGCGACGGCGCCCACGTGATCGACGCCGACGGCAACCGCTATCTCGACTACGTGATGGGGTACGGACCGTTGCTGTACGGTCACGACCTCCCGGAGCCGGTGACGGCCGCCGTCCAACGCCACGTCGCCGAAGGACCGATGTACGGCGCCCCGACGGAGATCGAGGTGGAACACGCGGAGTTCGTCGCCAGACACGTCCCGTCGGTGGAGATGCTGCGGTTCGTCAACTCCGGGACGGAGGCGACCGTCTCCGCGGTCCGGCTCGCCCGTGCGATCACCGGCCGCGACAAGATCGTCGTCATGCAGGGCGGCTACCACGGCGCCCAAGAGTCCACGCTCGTCGAGGGAGAGCCGGGCCACCCCAGCCCCTCCTCGCCGGGGATTCCCGAGGACTTCGCCAAACACACCATCCCGGTGCCGTTCAACGACACGGAGACGCTCCGGGAGGTGTTCGACCACCACGGCGACGAGATCGCGGCGGTGTTGACGGAGCCGATTCTCGGCAACCTCGGAATCGTGATGCCCGAGGACGGCTTCCACGACACGATCCGAGAGCTGTGTGACGACCACGGCGCGCTGTTCGTGTTGGACGAGGTCATCACCGGGTTCCGGATCGGCGGGCTCCAGTGTGCCCAGGGCCGGTTCGACATCGACCCGGACCTGACGACGTTCGGGAAGATCATCGGCGGCGGCTTCCCCGTCGGCGCAATCGGCGGCAAGGCGGAGTACGTCGAGCAGTTCACGCCCGGCGGCGAGGTGTTCCAGTCGGGCACCTTCTCCGGCCACCCGGTGACGATGGCCGCCGGCTACGAGAACCTGAAGTTCGCGGCCGAGAACGACGTGTACGACCACGTCAACGAACTGGGCGAACGGCTCCGTGCCGGGATCACGGACATCTGTGAGGACCAGGCCCCGGAGTACACCGTCGTCGGCACGGAGTCGATGTTCAAGACGATCTTCACCCGCGATGCCCCGACCGACTTCGACGACCACTGCGAGGCCGGCTGTGCCCAACGGGAGTCGTGTTCCCGGTACGACCACTGTCCCAAGCAGGGTGACGACGTGCGCGACGCCGCCACCGAGCGGTGGGAACGGGTGTTCTGGCAGGAGATGAAGGATCGCGGGATCTTCCTGACTGCGAACCAGTACGAGTCGCAGTTCGTCTCCTACCGCCACACGGCCGAGGACATCGAGGAGACGCTGGAGGCGTACAAGGAGGCGTTGTAG
- a CDS encoding anthranilate phosphoribosyltransferase, whose product MAKATESTSETFGDWPLKRLMTEVCGSGPKSADDMSREQATEAIRRIFAGEPDHTTLGAFWLANRWKRNNPEELAAYVDEMSERVASVAPEADPVDCGANYDGKGETAILGVAAGVVAAGAGTPVVAHSGDRVPTQKQESYKHVLDELGVRTEIEPATSAEMVDETGFGFYYQPAFNPAVQELWDRRDMMGVRTFVNTIETLANPADADVHLGSFYHLAFAKKVVETFEESQFHDLDRVIMFQGMEGYDDIRPGYTKVAEWDADGDAGDSSFTDYEIETPEYGMDFEEADLEVDDVAADSAAITEAVVTGERTDQFADAVALNAAFRIYARGDAGSLETGLERARAAIDDGDAAAVLDDLRAF is encoded by the coding sequence ATGGCGAAGGCGACAGAGTCCACGAGCGAGACGTTCGGCGACTGGCCGCTGAAGCGGCTGATGACGGAGGTCTGTGGCTCCGGGCCGAAATCCGCAGACGACATGTCCCGCGAGCAGGCGACGGAGGCGATCCGACGGATCTTCGCGGGTGAGCCGGACCACACGACCCTGGGCGCGTTCTGGCTGGCGAACCGGTGGAAGCGCAACAATCCAGAGGAGTTGGCCGCGTACGTCGACGAGATGAGCGAACGGGTGGCGTCCGTCGCCCCGGAGGCGGACCCCGTCGACTGTGGTGCCAACTACGACGGCAAGGGTGAGACGGCGATTCTCGGCGTCGCCGCCGGCGTCGTCGCCGCGGGCGCCGGCACGCCGGTCGTCGCCCACTCCGGCGACCGCGTCCCCACCCAGAAACAGGAGAGCTACAAGCACGTCCTGGACGAACTGGGCGTCCGGACGGAGATCGAGCCGGCGACCTCCGCGGAGATGGTCGACGAGACCGGGTTCGGGTTCTACTACCAGCCGGCGTTCAATCCGGCCGTCCAGGAGCTGTGGGACCGACGCGACATGATGGGTGTCCGCACGTTCGTCAACACGATCGAGACGCTGGCGAACCCCGCGGACGCGGACGTCCACCTGGGGTCGTTCTACCACCTCGCGTTCGCCAAGAAGGTCGTCGAGACGTTCGAGGAGAGCCAGTTCCACGACCTGGATCGAGTCATCATGTTCCAGGGGATGGAGGGGTACGACGACATCCGGCCGGGCTACACGAAGGTCGCCGAGTGGGACGCCGACGGGGACGCCGGCGACTCGTCGTTCACGGACTACGAGATCGAGACCCCGGAGTACGGCATGGACTTCGAGGAGGCCGACCTGGAGGTCGACGACGTGGCCGCCGACTCCGCGGCGATCACGGAGGCCGTCGTGACCGGCGAGCGGACGGACCAGTTCGCCGACGCCGTCGCGCTCAACGCCGCCTTCCGGATCTACGCCCGCGGCGACGCCGGCAGCCTCGAGACTGGGTTGGAACGTGCCCGCGCGGCCATCGACGACGGCGACGCCGCAGCGGTGCTGGACGACCTCCGGGCGTTCTGA